The genomic interval GTCCTCGATCGAGCTGTCCCCGAAGATCGACCTCACGCTTGCGCTTCGGGCGGACTACAACAACATCGTCGACGACATCCAGATTTCGCCGCGCGCGGCCGTCGTCCTCAAGCCGACCACCAACCACACCTTCCGCGCCTCGTTCAACCGCGCCTTCTCCTCGCCCGGCACGAACTCCAACTTCCTGGATATCGTCGCCGGCCAGACGAGCGGCATCACCATCCGCGGCCGCGGCGCCGGGCGTGGGTTTACGTGGCAGCGTAATCCGGCCTTCGATGCCATCGCCGGCACCGACCTCGTCGCCTCCAGCCTCAACGGCTGCTTCCCGGCCGTTTCCGCCGCCTGCGGCACCAAGACGCCGGTCGGCCTGCCGCTGGGCTCGGTCTACACCAGCATGTACAACGGCCTGGCCGCCATCCCGACGGCCAACCTCCTCGCCGTCCTCCGCCAGAACGGCATCCTCGTCGGCGCGCCGGATAACGTCGCGCTGCCGACCGTCACGGCGCTCGTCCAACTCCTCGATCCGGCCGTCACGCAGGTCGCGGGTTTCAGCCGCGGCGTGATGGGCATTGTGAGCCCCACCGGCGGTGCGACCCAGATCGTGAGCGAACTGAGCGACATCGCTCCGCTCACGCAGACGACGACGCAGACGATCGAGGCCGGCTATAAAGGCCTGATGGGCGATAAGGTGCTGTTCGCCCTGGACATCTACTACTCGAAGAAAGAGAACTTCATCGGGCCCCTCCTCGTCGAGTCGCCTCTGGTGTTTGTGCCGACGCTCACGCCAGACCTCGTGGCGGCGCTGACGACGGCCATCCAGAACAACACGACGTTAAATGGCCAGCTTGGCGCGCTCGGGCTGAACGCCGCGGCTGTCGCCAGCCTGCTGACCAACCTCGCCGCCGGCTCGCTGCCGGGCGCGTCGACGCCGGTAGCCATCGTCCAGGCCGCGGAGAACGACCCGGGCGTGGGCAGCCTGCCCGAGC from Rhodothermales bacterium carries:
- a CDS encoding TonB-dependent receptor; this encodes SSIELSPKIDLTLALRADYNNIVDDIQISPRAAVVLKPTTNHTFRASFNRAFSSPGTNSNFLDIVAGQTSGITIRGRGAGRGFTWQRNPAFDAIAGTDLVASSLNGCFPAVSAACGTKTPVGLPLGSVYTSMYNGLAAIPTANLLAVLRQNGILVGAPDNVALPTVTALVQLLDPAVTQVAGFSRGVMGIVSPTGGATQIVSELSDIAPLTQTTTQTIEAGYKGLMGDKVLFALDIYYSKKENFIGPLLVESPLVFVPTLTPDLVAALTTAIQNNTTLNGQLGALGLNAAAVASLLTNLAAGSLPGASTPVAIVQAAENDPGVGSLPELMLSYRNFGQVEFWGVDASFQVLASKELSLFGNISIVSDDFFDNEELGESNTALAVALNAPTFKAKFGGSYAFAGGFGVNASARYTEGFPVESGPYVGDVDSYFLMDLGVGYDFSQSVQGLRVDMTIQNLLDNVHREFYGAARIGRMGIARLTYTF